The window GCTCTGGTCGTGCACCGCGAGGATCTTGCCGCTGTTGCGGTTGACGATCCGGACCGTGCCGTCCCCGTTGTCGACGACGGCCCAGAGGTGGTCGACCGTGCCGTTGTCCGACCACTGCGTGACCTCGGCGGTGTCGGCCAGTGACATGCCCGACACGGCCAGGACCTTGCCCGAGCGCTGGTTCTGCAGCTTCCGCCACACCGTCGCCGACCCCGCCGGGCGGGTCAGCAGGGCCAGGTAGCCGCCCGCGACCGGACGGGCCTGGAAGCCGCGCTGGGTGGCGTCGGCGACGACGTACCAGTCGGTGAACGGAACGCGCTGCGGCGTGGTGTTCGCGAAGCTGTACACGCCTTCTACCAGCGTGTTCCGGATGTTCGGCTGGTCGGTGAGCCACGCGGCGGTCCACAGCTCCCAGTCGGCCTTCGTGTAGTTGTTGCGCGGGTCGAGCAGCACGCCGTGGGCGCCCGCGCGGCCCTGGTACCAGGCCGCCTCCTGCGCCGCGACGCCGAGCGGGACCAGGTCGAGGCCGAGCACGCGGTCGGCGAAGCCGTTGTACTTCAGGCTCCACGTGCCGGGCTGGTCGTAGGCCAGCTTGAGGTGCTGGCCGTCCTCGGCGAGGGTCACCCACTGGCTGATGTAGCTGCGGGAGGTCGACCGGTACCGCCGGACGTCGGCGGTGTTGCCGGTCGCCGCGGCGAGGACGCCCATCGCGCCGACGCCGATGATGCCCTTGAGCGCGAGGTTGGCGCTGTGCGCGATGAACCCGGTGAAGTCGTCGGTCTGGTTCTGGAAGCCCGGGTCGAGGGTGGTGCCGATGAGGTACTCGGCCCACTGCCGCAGGATCGGGTAGTGGGTGGTCGCGAAGGCGACGGCGTCGGCCGACGGGAGCCGCTGGACCAGCGCGGCGGCCATGATCAGCATGTTGGCGGACTCCTCGACCGGCATGCTCTCCTCGTTGCCGTCGTTGTGCCCGGCCGCGTCCGGGTAGTGGGTGCCGATGTCGTGCTCGGCGAACTGCATCGGCCAGCCGCCGTGCTCGGCGTAGTCCAGGAGCGGCTCCAGGATCAGCCGCAGGTAGGCCGGGGACAGGGCGAGGTAGGCGGGGAACGCCGGGTAGGTGACGTCCACTGTGGACATGTTGCCGCTGGAGGAGATCTCCTTGAGGAAGCCCCAGGGCGCGCCGCCGCGGTCGACCAGTTCGGTGCCGCCGAAGGCCTGGCGCAGCGCCAGCGCGCAGATGGCGGCGTAGTGCTCGCCGGTGGTCCCGCCGCCGGCCGCGGCGACGGCGTCGTCGTGCAGGCGCTGGTCGATCGCGACCGCCGCGCCGAGCGCGCTCGCGTAGTCGTTGGCGAACCAGACGGCCATGTCCTGCCAGCTGCCCCAGTAGTGCGTCCACCAGGGGTTCAGCGGGGTGCCGAGGTAGCGGACGGCGGGCGTGCGGACGTGCCCGATCGACAGCGTGAACGGGCTCGACGAGCCGCCGGCCGGGATCGTGCCGAGGTTCTTGTTGAACGCCAGCACCGGCCAGCGGTCGCTGATCGCGCGTGGCTGGGCGGTGTCGCTGGTGTTGGCCAGGGCGCCTTGGCCCGCCGACGCGGCGCGCACGACGGTGTCCTGCCCGATCTGCCAGCTCACCCCGGACGTCGGCGCGGCGAGCACGAGCGAACCCCAGCTGGCCTGTTCACCGTTCTCCTGCAGCACGCCCGGGCTCGCCGGGGTGCAGCTCAGGAGCGTGTAGCCGGTGGATTGCTGCTGGGTCCAGGTGACCGGGGTCGAAGTGTCGCCGTGCACCCACTCGGCGGAGGTGTCGAAGTGGAGGTCGACGGCGTGCGCGCGGCCGTCGGCGCTGGCGGCCCGGATGGTGACGTAGCCGAAGGGCACGCACTGGCGTTGCAGGTTCGCCGGGTCGACGGGCGAGAAGAACGTGACGGTCAGGGTGACGCCGCCGCCGGTGAGGACGTAGGTCGAGCGCGTGCCGGTGACCTGCAGGCTGACCTGGGTCATCGGGGTGAGCGCGGGCCCGGACGGCAGTGCGGGCGAGCCGGCGAAGACGTACGCGGCGCCGTCGATCCGGGCGAGGCCGCAGAGGGCGGTGGTGTGCCCGGTCCAGAAGCCGGCCCAGGTCCCGGGGAGGTTGTCGGCGGCCTGCCAGGTCGACAGGTACGGCGACCGGACGATGAGCGGAGTGGCGGGCGGCCGGATCGGGCTGAAGGTACCCGCGGCGGCAACGGTGCCGGGCAGCCAGAGCGCGGCGGCGACGGCGACGGCCGAGCCGCCGGCGAGCCGGAGCAGGTCCCGGCGGGTCAGGTGAGCGCGTTCTCGGGAGGACATCGGTGGCCCCTTCCACGGCGTGCGAGCCGGTGCGGGGATAACTTTTACATCGTTGGTACAACGTTGTAAATCCGCCGTTGGTCGGGGTGGTGATTCTTTGGCGGACCACTGGGGGCGCAGGTCCGGTACGGATTCCGACCCCGCTCGGACGGCGCGGGTCGGTCGGTGTCCGGCGCGGCCGGGCTTGGTCGACGAGGAAGTGGTGAGGATGGGGCAGTGCGGGTGCCTGGTGCGGCCGACCAGCGCGATCCGGCGGGCGACGCGGCGTGGCCCGCGGGCGCGATCCGGCGCGGGCGACGCAGCGCGATGCGGCCGACCAGCGCGGTCCGGCGGCCGACGCGGCGTGGCCCGCGGGCGCGATCCGGCGCGGGCGACGCAGCGCGATGCGGCCAGGCAGCGCGGCCCGGCCACGCGCTGCTTGCCGAGGCGGCGGCGGTCGAGCGTGCGGGCACTGGCCGTGAAGTCCGCGCGGCAGGAACGTCTGCATCCCGCCGGATCCCCCGCACGCGGCCGCCGATGCGGGAAGATCGGGTGCATGCACGCCGACCTCGTCTTCACCCGCGGCCCCGTGCTCACCCCCGGCGGCCGGGCCGGCTTCGCGGCCGTCCGCGGCGACCGGATCGTCGCCGTCGGCGACGATCCGGTCCCGCTGATCGGACCGCGCACCGACGTCGTCGACCTCCGCGGCCGCCTGCTGCTGCCCGGTTTCCAGGACGCGCACGTCCATGCCGTCGGCGGCGGCGTCGAACTCGGCCGCTGCGACCTCACCGGCGCCGCCACCGTCGTGAGCTGCCTCGACGCCGTCGCGGCGTACGCCAGGGCGAACCCGCGGCTCGGCTGGCTCACCGGCAGCGGCTGGTCCCTGGACACCTTCGCGGGCGGCCTCCCCCACCGCCGGCTCCTCGACGCCGTCGTGCCGGAACGACCGGTCGTGCTGGTCAACCGTGACCACCACGGCGCGTGGCTGAACACTGCCGCGCTCGTCCGCGCCGGGATCACCGCGAGCACGCCGGACCCACCCGACGGCCGCATCGAGCGTGACGCCGAGGGCCCCTCCGGCGTCCTGCAGGAAGGCGCGATGGACCTCGTCACCCGGCTGCTGCCGCCGGTCACCGAGGCCGACAAGCTCACCGGCCTGCTGCGGGCGCAACGGCTGCTGCACTCGCTCGGCGTCACCGCCTGGCAGGACCCGCTGCTCGGCGAGTACGGCGGCATGCCCGACCCGTCGAGCGCGTACGCCACCGCGTCGGAACGCGGCCTGCTGACCGCCCGGGTCACCGGCGCGCTCTGGTGGGACCGCGCCCGCGGCGCCGAGCAGCTCCCGGACCTGCTGGAGCGCCGGGAGTCGTTGCGCGACAGCGGTTTCCGCGCCGGCACCGTCAAGATCATGCTGGACGGCGTCGCCGAGAACCACACCGCGGCGATGCTCGGCCCCTACCTGCGCACCGGCCACAGTGGACTGAGCTTCGTCGACCCGGTGGCGCTGCGCGAGCACGTCACGCTGCTCGACGCGCACGGCTTCCAGGTGCACTTCCACGCCCTCGGCGACCGCGCGGTGCGGGACGCGCTGGACGCCGTCGAAGCCGCCCGCGCCGCCAACGGCCCGGCCGATCGCCGGCACCACCTGGCGCACTTGCAGGTGGTGCACCCCGACGACGTCCCGCGGTTCCGGCGGCTCGGCGCGACCGCGACGATCCAGCCGCTCTGGGCCGTGCACGAGCCTCAGATGGACGAGCTGACCATTCCCTTCCTCGGTGACGAACGGGCGTCCTGGCAGTACCCGTTCGGTGCCCTGCTGCGGTCCGGCGCGACCCTGGCCGCCGGCAGCGACTGGCCGGTGAGCAGCCCCGACCCGCTGCAGGGCATCCACGTGGCGGTCAACCGGATCCCGTACGGCGAGGACGTGCCCGCGTTCCTGCCCGGGCAGCGGATCGGCCTGGCCGAAGCGATCGCCGCGTACACGGCGGGCTCGGCCCATGTCCACCACCTCGACGACACGGGCGAGATCCGGCCCGGCCACCGCGCCGACCTCGTGGTGCTCGACCGCGACCCCTTCGCGGGCCCCGACTCGGAGATCGGGGCCGCGAAGGTCGCGATGACGTTCACCGGGGGCCGGTGCGTCCACGAGCCATGACCGCGGGCTCGGGTTCGACGCTCACCCGCGGCCGCAGGGGCAGGTTCTCCAGCCCCTCGACGTCGAGCACCAGGAACCAGTGCGCGTTGGCCGGGATGTGGATCTTGAACATCGGTGCGGTGGCCACCCCGCCGTGCATCCGGTAGTACTGCCGGCGCCGGTAGGCCTCGAAGTTGACCTCCGTCAGAAGCCTGACGTTGGCCATCGCCTCCAGCCGGATGGTGACCACCGCGTCTCTTCGCACTTTCCCGAGATCGAACACGTTCGCTTCCATTTCGCCCCTATTCCAAGCGTGGGTTCGTACTGGCGGTCGCGGGCAGCGCGGATCGCGCCGCGCACCGCGACGGACGGAAGTTCGGCGCGGGTCAGCCGGGGCCGGTACCCGGTTCGCAAGCCCGCCAGAGCGGGACGAAGTCCCCGTGCGGCGGCATGAACGTCCGGGTGGCGCGGGGTCCGTGGCCGGGGGTGAGGAAGCCGGGCGGGACGGTGGGATTGGTCCCGCAGGCGGCATCGGCGGGCGCGGGCGACCGCCGCGCCGGCTCCGGGGCGTCACCCGGAGCGTGCTTCTGCGACGACGCGGTGGTGGCGTGAGTCGGCTGCGACCCGGTCTTCGCGACGGCCGGGGGCCCGGCGCTCAGGTCCGGCGGCGTGCAGGGCCGGTACTGGGTGGCCGCCGGGCGTGCGCTTGGGGTGGTTTCCTGCTGCGGCGGCAGGGTTTTCGCCGGGTGCGCCGGCCGGCCGAGCACGGCGACGACCGCATGCGACACGGGCAGCTCGTCTCCGGCCACGGCCGCGCCGATCGGCCGGACCACGGGGTCGACGACCGGAGTGAGCCCGGCGACGGGCTGGACCACGGGCGACGCGACGGCTCGGGCGGCACCCAGGACCGGATCGAGCACGGGAGCTGCGGCGCGCACGAGCTGGGAGACGGGATCGAGGACGGGTGCGAGGGAACGCACCCCGGGTTCGACGACGGGCACGGCGGCCCGGACGATCTGCGACACCGGCTCGAGCAGCGGACGTGCGGTGCGCACGACTTGCGAGACCGGCTCAGCCACCGGCACTACCGCTCGCACCACCGGCGAGACCGGCCCGACCACTGAGGCGACAGCGTCGACCACGGGCACTGCGGAACCCACTACGCCCGAGACCACCTCGGCTCCGGGCGCGACATCGCGCACGACCTGGGAGACTGGCCGGACTACAGGTGCACCAACACCAACCGCAGGAGCGGCGGAACGCACTGCCCCAGAAACGGGCTGTGCCACCGGTGCGACAGCGCGCACGACCTGCGAGACCGGTTCGACCACCGACTTCGCGGATCGCACCGCCTGGACCACTGGTGCACCAGCGCGCACGGCCTCCGACACGGCCCCAGTCACCGGCGAGGCCGATCGCACTGCCTGGGTGACCGGCTGGACCACGGGTGCACCAGCGCGCATCGCCTGGGACACGGACCCAGTCACCGGCGAGGCCGATCGCACCATCGGCGTGGCAATGTCCGGCACCCGGGAAACCGGCGCGGCAACTACCCGAGAGACCGGGGCCTCGGCCGCACGCACCACCGGCGCCCCGTGAGAAACAGCGGAACCGGCCGCCTGGTCCTGCGCCTGAGCCACCGGCGACGGCTGGCCGCCCAGCACACCCGCCACCACGTCGCCGACGACGGTCCGGTCGGCTGCCTCGGCGTGGGCCGAAACGAGCCACGACACCAGCCAAAGACCGGCCACCGCTCCCGCCAGGACCAGCAAGCGGCGGGCAGCGAGCGTCGCGCCAGCCTCCTTGCGGGGCCTGGTCACTGTCGGCGAACCTCCGGGTGCGGGAAGCGGGACTGGGACTTACCCTCCAACGGCCGTCGCCACACCCGCGCAACGTGCCGCCTGCCGCGACCACTCGACCGGCCTAGTGCTTTGGTGTCAGCAAGCCTGAGTCCATCGGCCACTTGGCGGAGGCGGATGAACCAGTCGCAGGCGGCCGTGCCAGTCAGGCTTCCTGAGAGCGCCGGTGGTCCGACAATGCACCCAGCGCGAGGACGCCGTGCTGGAGTCCCTCGCGGAACGTCGCGCGCTGGCCCGGGCTCAGGTCGGCGAGCAGCGCGCCTTCCACCTCGGCGACCGCCGGGGCGCAGTCGGTCAGCAGCCGGCGGCCGGTGTCGGTCAGGCCGGCCAGCAGGACGCGCCGGTTGTCCGGCTGCGGGGTGCGGGCGATCAGCCCGCGCTTCTCCAGCGCCAGCACCATCTCGTGCATGGTCTGCGGCCGCAGGAACGAACGCCGGGCCAGCTGGGCCGACGACAGCGCGCCGCTCGCCTCGAGGACCGTCAGCGCGGTGTACTGCAACGTCGTGAGCCCCAGCGGCCGCAGCGCGTCGTCGAGCAGCGCTCTGATCACCAGCTCGAGGCGTTTGACCAGGTAGAGGGTCAGCGGCGGCCGGGCAGGCTGCTGCTCCGCGGAGATGCTCACGCCGCTCATCATGACACGCGCCCGCGGCTATGCTCCGATCATGGACCTCGGTCGGCAGACCCGTGTGCGGCAGGCGTTCGACACCTTCTTCGGCCCGCCGGAACCGCCGTCCGGAAACCACGTCCTCGACCTCTTCCGCCGGACCGCGGAAACCGTGCCCGCGTACCGGAAGTTCCTGCGCCAGCACGGGATTTCCCCCGACGACGTCGGAACAATGGCCGACTTCCGGAAGCTGCCGCTGCTCGACAAGGCCGGCTACCACCGGAAGTACCCGCTGCCCGAGCTGTGCCGCGGCGGGACGTTCGCCGAGCTCGACATGATCGCCGTCTCGTCCGGGTCCAGTGGCCGGCCGACGATCTGGCCGCGCGCGCTCGAGGACGAGCTGCACGTCGCGCGCCGGTTCGAGACGGTCATGGTGGACGCCTTCGAAGCCGATCGGCGCAGCACCCTCGCCGTCGTCTGCTTCCCGCTCGGCACCTGGGTCGGCGGCCTGTTCACCACGGCGTGCGTGCGCCACCTCGCGGCCAAGGGCTGCCCGATCACGGTCGTGGCGCCGGGCAACAACAAGGCGGAGATCCTGCGCGTGCTCCCGGAGCTCGCGCCGCACTTCGAGCAGGTGGTGCTGCTGGGCTACCCGCCGTTCGTCAAGGACGTCGTCGACACCGGCCTCGCCGAAGGCGTCGACTGGCCCGCGTACGCGATCAAGCTCGTGCTGGCGGGCGAAGTCTTCAGCGAGCAGTGGCGCGAGCTGGTCGCCCGGCGGGCGGGGATCGCCGACCCGGTCCGGGACGTCGCGTCGCTGTACGGCACGGCCGACGCGGGTGTCCTCGGCACCGAAACGCCGTTGTCCGCGGGCATCCGCCGGTTCCTCGCCGGTCATCCCGGCCTCGCCCGCGAGGTCTTCGGCGACGCGCGCCTCCCGACGCTCGTGCAGTACGACCCGGCGAGCCGCTTCTTCGAGGTGCACGAGGGCACGCTCGTCTTCACCGGCGACGGCGGGATCCCGCTGATCCGCTACCACATCGCCGACGACGGCGGGCTCCTCCCGCACGCGCAGCTGCTGGAGTTCTGCGCCCGCAACGGTTTCACGCCGCCGCCCGGGCCGGAGCTGCCGTTCGTGTACGTGTTCGGCCGGTCGCTGTTCACGGTGTCGTTCTTCGGCGCGAACGTCTACCCGGAGAACGTCACCGTCGGCCTGGAGCAGCCCGGCATCAGCGAGACGGTGACGGGCAAGTTCGTCATCGAGTCGGTGGAGGACGCCGACCGCGACCGGCGGCTGCGCATCACGGTCGAGACGGCCCCGGGCGCGACCGCCGACGCCGCCGGGATCGCGGCCGCCGTCCGCACCCAGCTCGTGCGGCTCAACAGCGAGTTCGCGCACTACGTCCCGGTGGAACGGCAACTACCCGACGTCGTCCTGCGCCCAGCGGGCGATCCCGAGTACTTCCCGGTCGGGGTGAAGCACCGCTACACGCGGCCGTCCTAGGGCCGGATCAGCTTGCGGAACCGCTCGCGCCGCTCGTCGGCCGAGGAGCCGTCCGCGATGTCGTCGTCGAACCACGAGGACAGGGCCGTCCACAGCTCGGCGCAGCCCGCGAAGTCGTCGACCGTCGAGTGCTCGACCAGCTCGGCGATGTCGCCGACCAGGTGATCGAGCCGCTGGTCGCACAGGCGGACGTACTCGCGGACCACGATGTTCACGTCCAGGCCGGTCTTCGCGCGCGGGCCGGCCGCGCCGCGCAGCTGGGCGTGCAGGCGCTCCTCGCAGTACAGCGGGAATCCCGCGATCGCCCCCGGGTAGCCCGACGCCGACGACCACGCGCGGAACGCGCAGATCGCCTGGTAGCGCGTGTACCAGTCCTGCTTGCCGGTCGCCAGCTCGGTGAGCCTCCGCCAGGCGTCGCGGTCGGCCGCGCGCCAGCGGTCGAGCGTCCGGCCGTCCGGGATCGTGGCCGCGTCGAGGGCCCGGGCGCGCCAGAAGTGCGCGCGGCAGGCGGCGATCTCGCCGACGAGCTGCCGGACGTAGCTGACCTGCTCCCAGACGTGCGCGCGCTGCGGCCGCAACGGCGCGGCGCGGTCCGGGGAGAACGTCACCATCTCGAAGACCCGGAACAGCTCGTGGCCGCGCAGCGCGACGAGGTCGGGGTCCTCCCCCATCACCCACGACCGGCGCTCCGGCAGCCGGCCGCTGTGGCTGATCGTCGCGGCGTGGTAGAGCTCGCGGACGGCGCGCCGGGCCACTTCGTCCCGCGCTTCGCCGAGCAGACGCGGGTTGCGCGCGCGGTCGCGGAGGTCGCGTTCGCCGCGAGGACCGACTTCGAGCATCGCGATCGCGTACACGCTCGCCGCGTTGTAGCACTCCTCCCACGACTTGCGGGGCCCGGCGGCCTCGACGGTCTCGTCGAGCGCGCGGGGGTCCGGCGGCCAGCGCCGGCCCGGGCAGACGTCGGCCAGCCGCACGCGGCTGCCCGGGTAGGCGGGCCGCGGCTCGGGCACCGCGCCGGTCACCGGCTCGACGTCCGCCATCGCGCGCCGCACCACCGCCCAGACCAGCGACAGGTCGAGCGCGCGGTTCGTCAGCTGCCGCCAGGTGGGGCGCCACCGCCTGCCGAACCGGCGGTAGTCCGCGACGAGCCGTTCGATCTCGTACTGCGACAGCGCGCAGAAGTACGAGCGCATCTCGGCGGCCCGCTGGTTGTACTCGGCCAGCTGCGCGGGCGTCGCCTCCTGGACGACGAGCTCCTCGGCGGGCACCCGCAGCACCCGGCGGTGCAGCTCGAGCCGTTTCTCCGGCGGGATCACGTACGGCCGCACCCGCACGTCGAGGTCGACGTAGCGGCGGAAGCGCAGCTCCAGCGCCACCCGCAGCTCGGCGCGGCGCAGCGCCCGCGCGTCACCGGGCGCGCCCGCCGTCGTGCGCCGCACCCACCAGGAGCCGGCCACCGAGTCGCCGTGGCCCAGTACGAGGGCGTGCCGGTAGCGGGCGATCAGCAGCGCGACGTCGCGCCCGCGGCCCGCGTGGCGGGGCTGGCGCGCGAAGTCCGGGCCGATCCACCACCGCGCCAGCTTCGGGTGGCCGCGGCTGCACAAGGTGATCACGTCGTCGTAGGTGGCCAGCGCGTCGAGGTGCAGGTCGAGCTGCTCCTGCAGGGCGGCGATCTCGAGTCTGATGTAGACGTTCGACGGGTCGAGGCTGACCGCGCGGTAGTACTCGGCGAGGGCTTCGTCGTAGCGGCGGTGGATGATGAAGTGGTTGGCGCGCTGGTAGGCGTCGAACAGCTCGTACGGGATCTTCGCGCCCCGCCAGGCGGCCCAGTGGATGTTCGTGCGGACGTAGGCGCTGCGCGGGATGACGAGCGCGGCGACCGCGTTCGCCGCGCGGTGCAGGACGCGCGGCCAGTTCTCGTCTTCGATCACCAGCGGGCTCGCGGCGAACCGCGGGACGCGGACGAGCTCCAGGATGAGCTGGTAGCGGCCGGTGGTGTTGCCCGGCCGGACGGTGCCGGTGACGGTGAACGCGGCGGGCGGCTGGGCGAGCCGGACCAGCTTGGTGACCGCCTTCCACCACCCCTCCGCGGAGTCGCCGGCGTTCTCGACGATCTGGATGAAGTCGTAGGAGCTGCCCGCCCCCGGCACCGGGGTCGGCGTGTAGAGCCGGGAGTCGTTGAGGATCCGCTTGAACGCGGCGGTCAGCTCGACGGCGGAGTCGATCTCGCGGTCGTGGCTGCGCTCGGGACGTTCGTCGGCGAAGAGACGGATGTCGATCTGATTGGCGCGGAACGCTGCGGTCTCCAGCCGGGCCCGGCCGACGAAGTACAGCGTCAGCACCGCGGAGACGAGCACGACGGAGGTCTGCAGGACGGTCCAGGTGATGACGCTCGCGACCTTCGGGTCCCGGACGAACGTCCAGCTCTGGAAGAACGGCAGGTACGGCACGACGGCGAAGCCGGTCGCGACGAGCCCGGACGTCACCGCCGCGAGCCACCACCTGATCCGGTGAGCCGCCGGAAGTTCCGCCTGATCGAAGCCGCCGTGTCGTCGCGCGGGCACCGCCGATCACCCCCTCGTGTCGCCAGGTTACTCGCGGAGGGGGTGCGATTCGTTACGGCCCGTGATCCGCGACGTCGGCGATCACCTGGGCGTGGCACGGTTCCGGCACGCACCAGCAGCCGAGCCGCTTCCCGCGCAGGTCAGGCAGGAGGGCGAGCAGGTCGGGCCGGGACAGCAGGTACTCGCGGTACTTCTTCACGACGTCCTCGCGGGTGCCGTCCGGGCCGGGCCGGAACGGGCTGGCGAGCTTCGACCCGGCGAGGTGCCAGCCGCCGCGGTGCATCGGCCGCCCGACGTAGACGACGTCGGCGTACTCCGGGTCGTCGCGGTGGCCCTTGAGGTTGACGACGGTGGTGGGCATGCGTGCTCCTTCCTCGCCGCCCAGCCTGGCGCGACCGGCGCGGGGCCGCCAGGGGTGGGCTGCCTACGGCGTCGACGCCCGGAAATCCGCCACCAGCTCGTCCAGCCGCCGCCGGGCCCGCGCCGCGTCCGGAGCGGTCAGCGCCGCCCGCGTCGGGAGGACCGCGGTCAAGCCCCACGCGCGGCCGCGGGCCCACGTCGCGTCGTCGATGTCCAGGGCCGCCCGGAAGACCGCCCGGCCCTCCGGCGACAACACCGACCACGCCACGATCAGGTCGCACGCCGGGTCGCCCACCGCCAGGGTGCCGAAGTCGATCACCGCGCTGAGCCTGCCGCCCCGCGCCAGCAGGTTTCCCGGGGCCGGGTCGCCGTGGATCCACACCGGCGGGCGGTCCCACGGCGGAGCCGCGCGAGCCGCCTCCCAGACCGCCGCCACCGCGTCGAGGTCGATCAGGCCGGCCAGCGCCTCGATGCGCGGGGCGAGGCGGCCCGGGGCGATCGCCGAGTCGCGCTCGTCGGTCGCCGAGACGCCGCGGAACCCGTTGCTCCACTGGGGAGCCGGCCCGCCCGTGGCGTCGGCACGCTGCAGGGCTCCGAAGAACTCCGCCAGCGCGGCGGCCGGGTCCGCGACGCGGCCGGGGTCGAGCGGGCCGCCGGGCAGCCAGCGCAGCACCGACCACGGGAACGGGTAGCCCTCCCCCGGCCGGCCCTCGGCCAGGGGCACCGGGATCGGCAGCGGCAGCACCGGCGCCAGCTTCGGCAGCCACTCCTGTTCCCGCGCCACCTGACCCGTCCACCGCGCGTACCGCGGCAGCCGGACCGCCAGATCCGGCCCCAGCCGGAACGTCGCGTTGTCCACGCCCTGCGTCGGCGCCGGCTCGACCGCGAGCCCGGCCCACCGCGGGAACTGCGCCGCCACCAGGCGCCGGACCACCTCCACGGTGATGGTCGCTTCGCGGGAAGACAGCTCCAAGACACTCCTCACGCCGTCGGAAGACCCGCCGACGATCACAGCGAGCCACGGCCGGTCTGTCCACCGAATTGCGTGCCGCTGGTCCGCCTAGTGCAGATGCACTATGCTGAAGGCTCACGGTTGAGCCGTCAGCCGCTGCCGGACGTTCCGCGCCCGGGCCGGCAGGCTGCCTTGACCGGCACCGCTCCGCCCCACGTCCGGCCCGCCCCCGCTGCCCGACGAAAGGGTGCCCGCGATGGTTCCTGAACCTCGCTCGGCCGACCACGAGCTCACCACCACCGACTGGATGAACGCCGGCGGTCGCCTGTCCCTGCGCGTCTCGCGCCCCACGCCGCGCACCGTCCTCGTCCGGGTGACCGGCGAGGTCGACCTGAGCACCGCGCGCCGCCTCGACGAAGTCCTGCACTCGCGCATCCGCGGCCCGGTCGGCGAGGTCGTCATCGACCTCGCGGGCGTCACGTTCTTCTCCGTCGCCGGGCTGAACTCGCTGCTGCGCGCCCAGCTCCTCGCCGACGCCGCCGGGGCGCTCCTGACCGTCGACCCCGGTGGGTCGCGCGCGGTGCAGCGGCTGTTCACGTTGCTGCCGATGGACTTCTACGGGGTGATGAGCCCGCGGCCGGTCGCCTGACCGGTCACGCCGACGACCGGCCGAGCCGCCGGACGGCTTCGACGATCTTCGTGTTCGGCACGCCCTTCACCAGGTACTCGGTGACGCCGGCCGCGGCGAGCCCGGCCATCGAGGCGCGGTCGGCGTAGGCCGAGAACGCCAGGATCGCGGTCTCCGGGCTGAGCCGGGCGATCTCGCGCGCCGCGCGGGCCCCGCCGCCGCCCGGCATCCGGACGTCGAGGACCGCGACGGCGGGCCGGTGGTGCTCGGCGAGCCGGATCGCCTCGTCGGCGTCGCGGGCGACCGCGACCACGGCGATGTCGGGCTCCTCGTCGAGGACCTCCCGGAGGACGGCGCGGATCATCTCGTCGTCGTCGGAGATCAGCACCCGCACCTCGGTCACGGTTCCAGCCCCGGCAGGTCGGGCAGCAACGGCAGCCAGAACTCGACCGTGGTGCCGCGGGCGGGCGCGCTCGTCACCGACAGCCAGCCGTGCGCCGCTTCGGCCCGTTCG of the Amycolatopsis sp. NBC_01488 genome contains:
- a CDS encoding MarR family winged helix-turn-helix transcriptional regulator, whose translation is MMSGVSISAEQQPARPPLTLYLVKRLELVIRALLDDALRPLGLTTLQYTALTVLEASGALSSAQLARRSFLRPQTMHEMVLALEKRGLIARTPQPDNRRVLLAGLTDTGRRLLTDCAPAVAEVEGALLADLSPGQRATFREGLQHGVLALGALSDHRRSQEA
- a CDS encoding DUF1883 domain-containing protein, producing the protein MEANVFDLGKVRRDAVVTIRLEAMANVRLLTEVNFEAYRRRQYYRMHGGVATAPMFKIHIPANAHWFLVLDVEGLENLPLRPRVSVEPEPAVMARGRTGPR
- a CDS encoding amidohydrolase, translated to MHADLVFTRGPVLTPGGRAGFAAVRGDRIVAVGDDPVPLIGPRTDVVDLRGRLLLPGFQDAHVHAVGGGVELGRCDLTGAATVVSCLDAVAAYARANPRLGWLTGSGWSLDTFAGGLPHRRLLDAVVPERPVVLVNRDHHGAWLNTAALVRAGITASTPDPPDGRIERDAEGPSGVLQEGAMDLVTRLLPPVTEADKLTGLLRAQRLLHSLGVTAWQDPLLGEYGGMPDPSSAYATASERGLLTARVTGALWWDRARGAEQLPDLLERRESLRDSGFRAGTVKIMLDGVAENHTAAMLGPYLRTGHSGLSFVDPVALREHVTLLDAHGFQVHFHALGDRAVRDALDAVEAARAANGPADRRHHLAHLQVVHPDDVPRFRRLGATATIQPLWAVHEPQMDELTIPFLGDERASWQYPFGALLRSGATLAAGSDWPVSSPDPLQGIHVAVNRIPYGEDVPAFLPGQRIGLAEAIAAYTAGSAHVHHLDDTGEIRPGHRADLVVLDRDPFAGPDSEIGAAKVAMTFTGGRCVHEP
- a CDS encoding glutaminase domain-containing protein; translated protein: MSSRERAHLTRRDLLRLAGGSAVAVAAALWLPGTVAAAGTFSPIRPPATPLIVRSPYLSTWQAADNLPGTWAGFWTGHTTALCGLARIDGAAYVFAGSPALPSGPALTPMTQVSLQVTGTRSTYVLTGGGVTLTVTFFSPVDPANLQRQCVPFGYVTIRAASADGRAHAVDLHFDTSAEWVHGDTSTPVTWTQQQSTGYTLLSCTPASPGVLQENGEQASWGSLVLAAPTSGVSWQIGQDTVVRAASAGQGALANTSDTAQPRAISDRWPVLAFNKNLGTIPAGGSSSPFTLSIGHVRTPAVRYLGTPLNPWWTHYWGSWQDMAVWFANDYASALGAAVAIDQRLHDDAVAAAGGGTTGEHYAAICALALRQAFGGTELVDRGGAPWGFLKEISSSGNMSTVDVTYPAFPAYLALSPAYLRLILEPLLDYAEHGGWPMQFAEHDIGTHYPDAAGHNDGNEESMPVEESANMLIMAAALVQRLPSADAVAFATTHYPILRQWAEYLIGTTLDPGFQNQTDDFTGFIAHSANLALKGIIGVGAMGVLAAATGNTADVRRYRSTSRSYISQWVTLAEDGQHLKLAYDQPGTWSLKYNGFADRVLGLDLVPLGVAAQEAAWYQGRAGAHGVLLDPRNNYTKADWELWTAAWLTDQPNIRNTLVEGVYSFANTTPQRVPFTDWYVVADATQRGFQARPVAGGYLALLTRPAGSATVWRKLQNQRSGKVLAVSGMSLADTAEVTQWSDNGTVDHLWAVVDNGDGTVRIVNRNSGKILAVHDQSLDDGAHVQQFQDNGTPDHNWRIVDAGGGWSKIVNVRSGKVLAVDQQSTADGAQVTQWSDNGTPDHLWRFA
- a CDS encoding DUF4326 domain-containing protein, with the translated sequence MPTTVVNLKGHRDDPEYADVVYVGRPMHRGGWHLAGSKLASPFRPGPDGTREDVVKKYREYLLSRPDLLALLPDLRGKRLGCWCVPEPCHAQVIADVADHGP
- a CDS encoding phenylacetate--CoA ligase family protein, whose amino-acid sequence is MDLGRQTRVRQAFDTFFGPPEPPSGNHVLDLFRRTAETVPAYRKFLRQHGISPDDVGTMADFRKLPLLDKAGYHRKYPLPELCRGGTFAELDMIAVSSGSSGRPTIWPRALEDELHVARRFETVMVDAFEADRRSTLAVVCFPLGTWVGGLFTTACVRHLAAKGCPITVVAPGNNKAEILRVLPELAPHFEQVVLLGYPPFVKDVVDTGLAEGVDWPAYAIKLVLAGEVFSEQWRELVARRAGIADPVRDVASLYGTADAGVLGTETPLSAGIRRFLAGHPGLAREVFGDARLPTLVQYDPASRFFEVHEGTLVFTGDGGIPLIRYHIADDGGLLPHAQLLEFCARNGFTPPPGPELPFVYVFGRSLFTVSFFGANVYPENVTVGLEQPGISETVTGKFVIESVEDADRDRRLRITVETAPGATADAAGIAAAVRTQLVRLNSEFAHYVPVERQLPDVVLRPAGDPEYFPVGVKHRYTRPS